A single Cannabis sativa cultivar Pink pepper isolate KNU-18-1 chromosome 7, ASM2916894v1, whole genome shotgun sequence DNA region contains:
- the LOC115696597 gene encoding uncharacterized protein LOC115696597 produces the protein MGLGMKDLKPCTTPIYGFIWDSVYPLRMIELPLTTGERPKQVTVMATFIVVESLTAFNAVLGRPSLYRLKVREEEVHAEPNKETEEVLISEHPLKVLKIGKGLYEDLKCELKQYLVGMADVFAWKHENIVGISPTMMSHHLNIDPLARLVRQKRRALDSVRYVALKEEVDKLDMHRSIQEAFYPVWVSNLVLVPKPNGKWRIPMNPVDEEHTFFITDKGLYCYRVMPFGLKNVKATYHRFVNKIFANQIGRNMEVYVDDMLVKSK, from the exons ATGGGGTTGGGCATGAAGGATTTGAAGCCATGCACAACACCCATATATGGGTTCATATGGGACTCAGTCTATCCCCTAAGAATGATTGAGCTTCCCCTCACCACGGGAGAGCGACCTAAACAGGTGACTGTGATGGCCACGTTCATTGTGGTGGAAAGTCTGACAGCTTTCAATGCGGTGCTTGGGAGACCCTCGCTCTACCGCTTGAAG GTGAGGGAGGAGGAGGTTCATGCTGAACCCAACAAAGAAACTGAAGAAGTGTTGATATCCGAGCATCCGTTGAAAGTGCTTAAGATTGGGAAAGGACTTTACGAGGACCTCAAATGCGAGCTAAAGCAATACCTTGTGGGGATGGCAGATGTCTTCGCTTGGAAACATGAAAATATAGTGGGGATAAGTCCCACAATGATGTCTCACCACCTAAACATAGACCCGTTGGCCCGACTAGTAAGACAGAAGAGGCGGGCCCTTGACTCGGTGCGATATGTGGCGTTAAAAGAGGAAGTGGACAAACTCGACATGCACCGCTCCATACAAGAAGCCTTCTACCCAGTGTGGGTGTCAAACCTCGTCCTGGTCCCCAAGCCAAATGGGAAGTGGAGG ATCCCCATGAACCCAGTAGATGAGGAACACACATTTTTCATAACGGATAAGGGACTCTATTGCTATCGAGTCATGCCTTTTGGTCTCAAGAATGTCAAGGCCACATATCACAGATTTGTCAACAAAATCTTTGCCAACCAGATTGGGCGCAAtatggaagtatatgtggaCGACATGTTGGTGAAGTCAAAATAG